In the Pseudolabrys taiwanensis genome, one interval contains:
- a CDS encoding flagellar hook-length control protein FliK — MNKADFLMASLRQLAATAVGGASRGGPHNAPAKEGKDKAAQFLEQLRLVSQGAKHGAKPAAEAAEAVSIESTEDAVAIADTAAAPIPTRAKNKLKQPHDSPRRATEADTASSPHDWRGPEAALSAAMSKLEHMPKPVNDANTARVDAVQAHGSRRASQPMPGEPADAPSAPSDQNVKLSVGAAEPRGVAAVKVVVRQQETHFEPVPQLTQLQKIVDRVATDLPAAAAPADSEANAALPNAPRVADKPVKILTVQLDPPSLGTVTVKVRLTGDAVDVQVSAERYETTQMLRHERDALTERMHSAGYKFEISSIDHGRVGDAAAAGQTPSRSDHQQSSQQQAQGGAQIGGNNADRQSGDAQAGARQNRQGHEQFAERVARSGDQESAPDRTGGALYL; from the coding sequence ATGAACAAGGCCGATTTCTTGATGGCCTCGCTTCGTCAACTCGCGGCCACCGCCGTCGGCGGCGCTTCGCGCGGCGGGCCTCACAACGCGCCCGCCAAGGAGGGCAAGGACAAGGCCGCGCAGTTCCTTGAACAGCTGCGCCTGGTGTCGCAAGGCGCCAAACATGGGGCCAAGCCGGCTGCCGAAGCTGCTGAGGCCGTCTCGATAGAGTCGACAGAGGACGCAGTCGCCATCGCCGATACCGCGGCGGCGCCAATTCCGACGCGCGCGAAGAACAAGCTCAAGCAGCCGCACGACAGCCCTCGTCGCGCGACCGAAGCCGATACGGCGTCCTCGCCACACGATTGGCGAGGACCGGAAGCGGCTCTGAGCGCTGCGATGTCGAAGCTCGAGCATATGCCGAAGCCCGTAAACGACGCGAACACGGCGCGCGTGGATGCCGTGCAGGCCCATGGGAGCCGTCGCGCGTCACAGCCAATGCCGGGCGAACCGGCAGACGCGCCGTCCGCGCCTTCCGACCAGAACGTGAAGCTGTCGGTCGGCGCCGCCGAGCCCCGCGGCGTCGCCGCTGTGAAGGTCGTGGTGCGTCAGCAGGAGACGCATTTCGAGCCCGTCCCGCAGCTCACGCAACTGCAGAAGATCGTCGACCGCGTAGCGACCGATCTGCCGGCGGCAGCCGCGCCGGCTGACTCGGAGGCGAATGCCGCTCTTCCCAATGCGCCGCGCGTGGCCGACAAGCCGGTCAAGATCCTTACCGTTCAACTGGACCCGCCGAGCCTCGGCACGGTCACCGTTAAAGTGCGTCTGACCGGCGATGCCGTCGATGTGCAAGTGTCGGCCGAACGATATGAGACGACGCAAATGCTTCGTCACGAGCGCGACGCGCTGACGGAGCGTATGCACAGCGCCGGTTACAAATTCGAGATCTCCTCCATCGATCACGGCCGCGTCGGCGATGCCGCCGCGGCGGGCCAGACGCCGTCGCGGTCGGATCACCAGCAATCGTCGCAGCAACAGGCGCAGGGCGGCGCGCAAATCGGCGGCAACAACGCGGATAGGCAGTCCGGCGATGCGCAGGCCGGCGCGCGTCAAAACAGGCAGGGACATGAACAGTTCGCGGAGCGGGTGGCGCGGAGCGGGGATCAGGAGTCTGCGCCGGATAGGACTGGCGGCGCTCTTTATCTGTAG
- a CDS encoding chemotaxis protein → MNTFGAIIVAMLLSLAAARAEDAHAAPEPHQLVRRLQSLQDEIARGNLDAHNAQPALLKRLGEKFHEADPAVWNEARNGRAVVTFLLSGGAPQVVRDLRARVKLNIDEAILDGALAYVEGRSDEAKARLADVNVRTLPPTFGAQIALVQSALVAQSDPKQTIERLDEARLLLPGTLVEEAALRREIFVTGQVDDFDKFESLAIQYFRRYRHSIYSGNFRQRFALAVARFSFAQQTHRFARLVAILEHLDRASQRTLYLLIARTALVHGKIDMADLSAERAETLAEAGSTEQERARLYRASVRALRKSNEEAVSDLKKIDKGRLPQRDAELLAAALTVGGNVRRALPSVSAPPDTAADDQTAVRPRIDFGTSLATLDQAEQLLKESDAQLKETNR, encoded by the coding sequence ATGAACACCTTCGGCGCCATCATTGTCGCGATGCTGCTTTCGCTCGCAGCGGCGAGGGCCGAAGATGCGCATGCGGCCCCGGAACCCCATCAGCTTGTGCGCCGGCTGCAGTCGCTCCAGGACGAGATCGCGCGCGGAAATCTGGACGCGCACAATGCTCAGCCGGCATTGCTCAAGCGCCTGGGAGAGAAATTTCACGAAGCCGACCCCGCGGTCTGGAACGAGGCAAGAAACGGCCGCGCGGTCGTTACTTTCCTGTTGAGCGGCGGCGCGCCACAGGTCGTTCGCGATCTGCGCGCCCGCGTCAAATTGAACATCGACGAGGCGATCCTCGACGGCGCCTTGGCCTATGTCGAAGGCCGGTCCGACGAGGCCAAGGCCCGCCTAGCGGACGTCAACGTTCGGACCCTGCCGCCCACATTCGGTGCGCAGATCGCACTCGTCCAATCGGCCCTTGTCGCGCAGAGCGACCCGAAGCAGACCATCGAACGGCTCGATGAAGCAAGGCTCCTGCTGCCGGGCACTTTGGTCGAGGAGGCGGCGCTGCGGCGGGAGATCTTCGTCACCGGGCAAGTGGACGACTTCGACAAGTTCGAGTCGCTCGCCATCCAGTACTTCCGGCGCTATCGGCATTCGATCTATTCGGGAAACTTTCGTCAGCGCTTCGCCCTTGCGGTCGCGCGCTTCAGCTTTGCCCAGCAGACGCACCGCTTCGCGCGCCTTGTCGCGATTCTCGAGCATCTCGATCGCGCGAGCCAGCGCACGCTGTACCTGCTCATCGCCCGCACGGCGCTCGTTCACGGCAAGATCGACATGGCCGATCTCTCGGCCGAGCGCGCCGAGACGCTGGCCGAAGCCGGCAGCACGGAGCAGGAGCGGGCGCGCCTTTATCGCGCCTCCGTGCGCGCGCTTCGAAAGTCGAACGAAGAAGCCGTTTCCGATCTGAAGAAGATCGACAAGGGTCGGCTGCCGCAGCGCGACGCGGAGTTGCTGGCGGCCGCGCTCACTGTCGGGGGCAACGTCCGCAGGGCGCTGCCGTCGGTGTCCGCGCCGCCGGACACCGCGGCCGACGACCAAACCGCGGTGCGCCCGCGCATCGATTTCGGCACGTCGCTCGCGACGCTCGATCAGGCGGAACAACTGCTCAAGGAATCCGACGCCCAACTGAAGGAGACGAATCGATGA
- a CDS encoding MotB family protein: MAEQEKSELIIVRRRGVFEQAEGKNSVWKIAYADFMTAMMAFFLVMWLISATNQETRESVASYFNPIKLADSTPDRKGLNDARRVDPGKAEEDDSLRPLPEPGKSPQSTPRPQTQQPRSGEAALFRDPYAVLSEIAGPPPRIAQVGTSLDSNRQDGLKGGEAYRDPFDPIYWQMSAAASLEKKALGTKEIGSLPFDEDMAALSEGKGPRPSEGKPDATATPLKSSGADTANPAQPDQQNPAKTVGAATADPPKDNVANGAGVARVEATQKQGEAEKLQAAVSAALSALGPARPVAEVRETNEGLLINLTDDVNYGMFAIGSAEPTPGLVRALDKITPLITQRPGQVVVRGHTDNRPFRSLDYDNWRLSTARAHMAYHMLLRGGLDARRVERIEGYADRRPKIPDDPAAAPNRRIEILIRAPSQ, encoded by the coding sequence ATGGCCGAGCAGGAAAAGTCCGAGCTGATCATTGTTCGGCGCCGCGGCGTATTCGAACAGGCCGAAGGCAAGAACAGCGTCTGGAAGATCGCCTATGCCGACTTCATGACGGCGATGATGGCGTTCTTCCTGGTGATGTGGCTGATTAGCGCGACCAATCAGGAAACGCGCGAGAGCGTCGCCAGCTACTTCAATCCGATCAAGCTGGCGGACTCGACGCCGGACCGCAAAGGTTTGAACGACGCACGGCGCGTCGATCCCGGCAAGGCCGAGGAGGACGACAGCCTGCGGCCGCTGCCGGAGCCGGGCAAGTCGCCGCAATCCACGCCGCGTCCGCAGACCCAGCAGCCGCGCTCCGGGGAGGCGGCTCTGTTCCGCGATCCTTACGCGGTTCTGTCCGAGATCGCGGGTCCGCCGCCGCGCATCGCGCAGGTTGGCACATCGCTCGACTCCAACCGTCAGGATGGGTTGAAGGGCGGCGAGGCCTACCGAGATCCCTTTGATCCGATCTACTGGCAGATGTCGGCCGCCGCCTCCCTCGAGAAGAAGGCGCTCGGCACCAAGGAAATCGGCAGCCTGCCGTTCGACGAAGACATGGCCGCGCTCAGCGAAGGCAAAGGTCCGCGTCCCTCCGAAGGCAAGCCTGACGCCACGGCGACGCCGCTCAAGTCGTCGGGTGCCGACACGGCCAATCCGGCGCAGCCGGACCAGCAGAACCCGGCGAAGACCGTCGGCGCGGCCACCGCGGACCCACCCAAGGACAATGTCGCGAACGGAGCGGGCGTCGCGCGTGTCGAGGCGACACAGAAACAGGGCGAAGCCGAAAAGCTTCAGGCTGCCGTTTCGGCGGCGCTGTCCGCGTTGGGGCCGGCGCGGCCCGTCGCCGAGGTACGGGAGACCAATGAAGGCCTGCTGATCAATCTGACGGACGACGTCAATTACGGCATGTTCGCCATTGGCTCGGCCGAGCCGACGCCCGGTCTCGTCCGAGCCCTCGATAAGATCACGCCGCTGATAACGCAGCGGCCGGGGCAGGTCGTCGTGCGCGGCCACACCGACAACCGGCCGTTCCGATCGCTCGACTACGATAACTGGCGGCTGTCCACCGCCCGCGCGCACATGGCCTATCACATGCTGCTGCGCGGCGGCCTCGACGCGCGCCGCGTCGAGCGGATCGAGGGCTATGCCGATCGGCGTCCTAAGATCCCGGATGATCCCGCCGCGGCGCCGAACCGCCGCATCGAAATCCTGATCCGCGCGCCGTCGCAATGA